The window GAAGTTAACGTTGTAATTTTTACAGTGTGCAATGCTAAAGCTCCAAGCTGATTGTGTTAATAATTTTGTTTGTTGGAATTTGAACATATAGAAACAATATCAACTAAGAGATAAAGGCTATAAAgtagtttaaaatgttcattcattgatgcattcattttattattacataAACCTTGCGTTTATATTGTAGTCAGGAATTGGGTCACATCCTGTAGCTGTGTCCTAACTTGAttctaaacatttgttttatttaatttaagtaaagTCCAAACAGTCAGTatgcagaataaataaaacgcttattttttgtatgtgcTCTTGTTAAACTATAATCTCCCACAATACaatgcaaaaaaggaaaaaaaggagcaGCTCAGCTGcaaattattaaattaaacttCGGATATTGGTCTAACATCATAACAAGCATTACTGTTATCATCACAATGTTGCCGCTAATAAAATTCTCCTTTTAATTACTTGATATACTGCatggttattattttttctttagttatttatgtgtttgaattagcaaagtaactaaagttatCAAATGTTTAGTAAAAACTgtaatatttccctctgaaatgcaGTTTAGTACAAGTATAAAATGGAAAGTACAGTATGCTAAACATTTGAACAACCGCAGAAACAGTAAGTCAACTTTGTACGTCAACTGTAGAAACAGTAATTAGACACATAGGGAATATGTACCGTTTAAAGGTGAATGCTGTGAATAGCTACTTGTACACGCTAATTTGAgtaatttgctttattttttgctgAATAATTCGTTTCTTCATTTGCTTTGTGGATTTTCTCATTCAACGACATTCCTTTTTAACTTGTAGAAAGTATTTTTAAGTCTGTTTCGACCAGGAGCTGTCCGCGGTGCTGAAATCAGCCCCGGACTGTCTCTGGCTGCATGTGTTCTATTTTATGGTTTCgttatcattttttaataagGGCTCGCTGACTAAAGATGACTTAAAGTGATTGTGCGTGTGGAAACAGCGACTTGCACAATTATTGGGTTGTGGAAAGTGTGTCAGCTGGTGCGTGCTACATTCATCTGTCGGCGGTCTTCCACGTGAGCGGAAGAGGGGAGAAGAGATGTCGCGTGACgcactcttctttttttcctgtttcctctccaaGTATCTTTGTTTCATATATTAATATCGTAGTAACACTGTAGGTATTAGCATGTTAGCCTCAGTGCACTTGCTTTTATCCTCCGCCTCTCGGCAAATGACACACCTTCAGTGCAgtgcgcgcgcgcacacacacacaaacacacacacacacacacacacacacacacacacacacacacacacacacacacacacacacacacacacacacaccgtgtttTTATTCCACCTGCATCACTTACTGACCTAGCTGCCATTATCCGGGTCCTTTAGCGGATCTCGGAGGCGGGCCATGCGGCCTAGTTTTACTAAGTAGACTGACGGGGGCtgagagccaatcagagagcagaggagcCTCGAGCTGGTCTCTAGTGACAGGCTGACCTGCTGTCTCCGAGTTACCATGGCGACAGGGTGTGATGCAGAGGGGTGAAGGTGTGTTTAAGCATCTGTGCGTCTCTTAACACTAAACACAGCAAATGCTGAGATTTCTAATATTAGAAATTGTCCTCTTTCAAATCAAATGATTATGGTGGCTAGTCAGTCCAACAAAGCTCCTTATGTTTTCATTTGGTCATGACCAGATAACTAGGCTACAGGCCAATGTAGACGGCCCCCCAACCCTCGTAAACTAGGGTGCAGCACCCAGAGTAAAAGAAACGTGGTTGGGTTTAAGTTTTCATGTATGCATCtcctgtgtctctttgtagtcatcaTGTCTTGTTTAAGTGCTTTGGTATCTCTGAGTAGttgtttttatctatttttagttatacaaaatgaatattctAAGACATTTTGCTTTATTGTTGTCCTGTTTTATCTACTTAATTAGGGTCGTATTTTATGTACTTGAAGTTTGTGTCcttgtagttgttttgtgtcttcgTGTAGTATGTCTTTTTAGCCATTTCATGCCCCTTTTTAATCATCTTGTGTATCTTTCTAGTCAATTTACATATCTTTGTGGTCCTTTGAAATATCTTTGTAGGGTTTTTCTATCTCTTCATAGTCATTTTGAATATCAATGTAGTAATTTCTTTCATTCTGGAGATGTAGATTAACTTTCAGGTACTTCTGTTTGAAAGAACTGCATACATATCATGTAAAACTGAATATTTCGTCTATGCTGATCAGGAGTCTGTCTCACTCCTGTTTAAAGCTTCCTGCCAAAGCAGATCCACACTGTCACACTTATTTTAAATTACCTACTACAGCACACCATGCATTATATGGGTCCACTGAACCCTCGAGCCTGAGCTCTGTAGGCCTGCTCAGTAATCCATGCATGCATGTGGATGTGACCTACATGTTATTTATGTAGCCTACATTGGAGATGTGTTACAGTGGATATTAGCGGTAGGCTAAGCTAGTCGCTCCACTTCCAGCCTGGAAATCAGTCCAAGAGTACAGGTGTTTTATCCAGAAAAGTCACAGGTCTAAATATGAGCTCTGAACCATGTTTTTTAACATGTGAGCAGGAAATGAGTTTTAACAGCCTTACCTCCATCAGAGTATGTTTCCGTGCCGTATCCATCCTGTAGCCCGTTGCTCCACGTCCCCTCGTACCGGGCCCCACTCGCCGTGCTCTCCAGCTGCCCGTAGCGACCCTTGAACCCCTGCGTCCACTCCCCTCTATACTCCCAGCGGCCTTTGCTCTCCACTCCGATGCCATGCCGCTTGCCCTGCGCCCAGGTGCCCTGGTAGTTGTTCCCGCTGGGCCAAGTGTACACGCCCAGGACCTCAAAGCCATGGCTCCAGGCGCCTGCATACTCTCCCTGACCCTGGGGCCCCGTGCAGACCCCTCGTCCATGGGCCTTACCCTGCTCCCACCCCCCGCAGTACGACCCCCCGTCATCAAAGTCAAACCTGCCTCCAGTGGACATGCATGAAACAGGTTTAGGCAAATCCTTAGAAcgtcaagaaaaagaaaaaacaagggCCTGGTTCACTCAGAAGGAGCAAAGAGGGAGGAGGCCTCGCTTGAATCTGGTAGCATGGAGGGCCTCggctctccctctcctgtaaGTTTAGGTGGTAAAACACCAGCCCGTTGCTTTAAAAGAAGCAGGACGTTGCCCCAAAGAGCATCGCCTTACAAAGGAGAAGCAGTCTTAGCCTCAGCGACGGGTCTGGAGTGACGAACGCAGCTGCTGTGCATGCTGCTTCCCATGGGCATGCAGGCTCAGAGTgcttctcatcctcctcctccacttcctcctccaccttcttgCTACACACAGCCTCGCAGCTGTGAAGCTCGCCGTCCCGTCGTCTCAGCCGGTGCAGCGGGGTGCTCCAGACAACGAGGCCTAGGCTTTTCCAGCAGACCCAGAGGCCCACAGAGCGGTGgtggtggcagcagcagcagcgaccGAGCTCAGCTCAATCAGACATTACAGCATCCACATGAGCCCTGCTGCACCAGctcacagagagggagacaggacAGGGATGCTGCTGCACTGGTacgccattaaaaaaaataatcagagaAGTAGGAGCTTTATAGCATGGCCTGGAAACAAggctcagagacacacatacataaCCACACACAGCCTCAtcctcgcacacacacagacataacgGAGAGTGAatatctcctcttcctcccctctgctctgctgtgatcTCAAGATGAGCCTCCCCTGGAGATGAGGATGTGcagcagaaaaatataaattattcctttccctttccctttgTCCTCTCCATTTCAGCGATCGCCCATAACCTGGATTGTTGTTGTATCCCAATTCCACCAAGTCATCTGTCCTCCTGTTTTTtcggcctctctctctctctctctctcgctctctctctctaaaatCTGCTCATTACAGGACTGTTCCACCCCAGCCAATAcccctcccccacacacacacacacacacacacacacacacactgaacacacactccttctcTCGGCTCTTAAAGAGATAGAGACGGGCGGGATAGTGCGAATAGCTGCATGCACAGAGCTCGCTGCTCTTCCCCTTTGGGGATACAGCCTGCTTTTCCTAATTATCCAGCCTCATttcactttctcctcctctcagacTGGAATCTGGTCAGTCAGCAATCTGTTTCCCTAATAACTGGAGGTTTGTGAGCTCATTGATCCCGTTCCACGCTCTCCCAAAGCTAATTATTGTTGGCCTTTTTCACCATTATCTTGTAAGTAAACCAATGGACCCTAGTTGTCACTTAAGTAAGCTTTATTTGAATCAGACTGACATTCAAACATATAATTTATCTGCCTGCCAGTATAATTAATATGGTAGCATCACCACCATCTGACAACAGTGGTCTTTACTGACAGAGGGGTCACATGGTAAACATTTTCTAATCAATAAATGTGGGAATAATGGTATTGAAAATCTATCTGTCATCGAACACACCGACTGCTGGATTGATGGTTACCAGAAATTGATGTCACACCGGATTGACACGACTGTGTCAGTGTAAACTGGTTAAACTGGtaaaattatctttttaaagttCTCATCtgctttatctttatttttgttgcaatGCGGAAGATCCAACCTTTTTAAATAGTCAGGTAATTACAACAAATCAAGTATGGATCACATTACAagcaaattacatttatttaaacttatgTATATacatcattttgtttataaaataataataaatatctatatctatatatagcAGTTTAATAATGTTCCATATAatagtatgtatatatatacatatcatatcatatcttttttgtttttgttttttgggcaACCACTGCCTTTATTATAGAGACAGatgagaaatggggagacagaggggatgacgtGGGGCAAAGAGTCCCAGGCTGGATTCGACCTGGGTCCACCACATGGGGATCAGAtcccagtatatggccgccaaCTCTACCCACTGAGCTTAAGATGGCCATACatatcatattttaattataaaaattaaaaaacctTAATTGAATTCAATATGaatcaatatattttgaaatatatttgtcGTTTTttaactattatttatttattgaagtgttcatatttaatttttaaatgtattgtaaaaacAAGACTTCATCTTTTATTATATATCGACATTAATCACTTATTTATATTCTGCATTATTCCTCTGGATCTGCAAAGTTACTAAAGCTGTCATCAAAGAGTACTCATCTAAAAGTCTACAGTTACTGTACATAAAATGGATAAAACCAAAGACAAGTACAATTATatcaaaattgtaattaagtatagttcttgagtaaatatacttataCTCCACCATTGGAGATCATAGTATTTATTGCACCTCTGTACATGTGAAAACTTCATCAAAGTCATGTTGCACCTAGCAGTGAATCAGAGTTTAGGTGATAACAGTGAAAGCTGCTCTCTGCACTGTATTTGTCACCATCTTTGTTCCTTCTCCCcctgcttttcttttacttGCAGGCtaacaaagtgacattttcACAGTAATGGAAGAAGTATTCCGATCTGATACTTAAATGTTAGATTGgtaataatcttttttttattgccaataGGTGAATGAAATGTAACgtagctttaaaaaatgagaCCTTCTCGTTTGTCTACCACAGTCTGTGAACTGATTTCAATGTAACCACTATTTTTTGAGTGCAAATCCAAGAGATGGGACATACTGAGTGCTCCTTTGTGCTTGAGTCTCTTCTCCTAGCCGCAAGCCGCTAGCTACCTCTTGTCTTATTTGTGGTCTGATAAACTAGAAATGTATCAAATTCAGTGCCCCGTATTGCTAGTTTCAAAGATACTGTAGCAGTGATACTTTGTATGAccttatataaatacattttggtgtTAGGTTTTAGCTGGCTTATGTTTGCTAGATTGCATACACTGACAAACTGTTGCTAGATAACTTAGATACTGTTTTGAGTCCACCACTTCCTCCAGTCTCCCCAGCTGATCTTGGTGGTGAATTGTCCAATAACCAAAACTGCACCGAATTAAGATTTGTGATGTACATATTAGATAATCACCCATAGAAATGTATTCAAGAAAGTTAGGAAGTTAGCACTACAAGGGCTACTCTACCAGAAGCAATGGGGTCACTACATtggattttgaaatgttgaagaATAAGATCTTTTGAAACCATGTTTATGTTTAGCAGGTTAACCTCCACGCATAAACACCCCTTTTAGGATTTTTTAAGGGTAAATGAAATtgccaaaagtaaaaagctgaGGTCAGGCTATACATCACAGCTGCATGGCTTAATGTCAACACAACTAAGCTTATTTCTATAGGATGACGTTTTGTATTcccatttagtcacttgttagcaaacaCCTTACACAGAGGTTTCAGATATTCACTATTTTTTACTTACATATTTTGATTATTGAAATACAAAACGTAAAACTCTTAAGTTTATGTTAGCCACACATCTTATTTCAGGTTTTGAACCCTAAAAACTCACTCAAAAAATGTTAGACTTTGAGaaaagggaaccagaagtggtacaatgctaactcatttcagGGACTCATTCCTGTCACCAAAGCGTCTATTGTGATATATTGGGAGAAACCAAGCAATGATAATTTCTGATAAGGATTACTTTCTAGGGGCAGATTTATCTACAGGCGGTTTTACTTTTAAGATCTGTGTTTTCTGGGTGAGCACCAATGGAGCGGCTACGAGCTAAAGGCTAACGATGACTACAATCCTTTATCTTGTAAAACATATAGTTGAAAACAACCAGGATTTAAAAACGTCattgtcaaaatgtttcttaatacTGTATAAAAGTACATTCGTGACAGCTTCTGGCAGACAACCACAATGCTGAGGTATGCGCAAAGAGGGACGACACCATTCAAAGGAGACCAAAAGAAAAGGACTGATGCCATGATTCATTTTCTGGTTTTGAAAATAGTTTGGAAACATTTAGGATAAAGTAAGTACACAACTCAATGAAATACAAAACCATGCTCTAGTGGTTTTTAGTGCAGAAATTTCACATATTAATCCTCCATACTCATTCAACATCTGTACATTTCTCAAAATCTGCCactaaaaaaaaccaacatcaTTATACCTTGGTGTTAGATCATCAGAAACAAAGGGAAGCAGCTTCTTTCTACAGCCATTATTCAGCACCAGTGACCATTAAACATACCGGGAAAATCCATCCCAGAAGCTCATTAAGGATGAGGTGGTGACCAGAGCGTCTGTCATGATATTGATTTTCAAACTATCAATGTCTTCTTCATGGGTTTAAAATGCTCTTTCTAAAAATATAGAGTTAAAGCTGTAACGGTCCGTCAATTAATCGATTGAACGACAGAAAATTAATCTTACTGAGTCTACTGCTTTAAAATGTGAGTATCTGCTGGATCTCAAAGTTAAGATATATAGTATATTTAGATATATCAGTAATAAAAATAGTTGTGTGGTACCCTTATATAATTTATGTGCACTATTTGCTCTATGATTTAGAGGATATTAAACTAATAATTATCAGTTTCTTAATGaaaaagcagtattttattGTTGTACATTGTTGGTCAATTATTAACTAATGTTGTCATTATGgattaaaacaatgaaatacatcatCATACTGACAACttcacaatgtttgttttgttgatcCAACATTATAAACTGTGGAGTTTATTTCAACTCTACCCTTAAAGTGTAGTTTTAATATGGAACTCTTATCACTTGATGCAAATTAGTTTTCCATGTtgtcccattttttttttcttcttggaTTAATGTCAGTGTTTCCGGACTGTAATCTGCAAATAGTCTTCCGATATAACTGTAATAACATACAAACTCAATGTTGGTTTTGCATTAAAAACCCTCTAATGCATTATGtttcaaagtacatttacttaagtgcATTAATGCATAGGTATATATAAACGTATACTACATGCATATAAGATTTACAAAGatgcatataaataaataatacacaaatatGATTTTTCCTGgtcatttttattcatattttagacAATGTTTTTAGAGACCATATGGTGAGGATAATAATGTTGCAAccagttgtttatttgtaaaataccACTGTGTATTTTTACAGGTTGGTATAAAGCGTGAAGAATCAACATCTGatagaaagacaaacaatacaaaacagaaatctTTGTGATGAGGTTTCCTCCGTGGATTGAAGGGGAGAAGGGGGTCTAGGTGAGGATGTCGTGGGCTTGTTGCTCCACCAGCATGGCCATGTTCTTCACGTCTCCGCACCAGAAGTCCAGACGCTCCTTCATTCCTTTGAtctaaacacaaaacacagaagtcTTAACTTCCCCTTCTGATCCAATAGCgctttatttgacttatttctACAGATACCCCTTAATATCAAATCCTGTTGGTTTATTATTTCCAACTTCTGACAGTTGTACTTCCTTCCACTCAACGTTAGGTGGCACAACTAAGCCACAGCATCAGTCTCACTCCTTACTTGAAAAAATTAAAAGTCTGAAAGCTGCTTTAAATTCTATTATCAATTTCCTGCAGCTGCAAGGGTAAAAATGGTCTGCTGCTGTTTCACAATTTTTGATAATATGTTGTCTTAAAATTGCATATCTAGTgcaacatataaataaaagagaacaaGGACTAACCTGCTGCAGGTCCAGCACCCGGGGCTGCACCCAGGTCATCTGCACCTTCTGGTCCACCTCATCAATGTTCCCTTTGATCAGGCCCACTGACAGAGCCTTCATCACCAGCAGCTCCACCTGCAGGAGAAGCACCATCAGTTCACTTTACTTCAATCctcacaaataaatacattttcatatcaataaaaaacaaatgtgaaaacttCTTGGGTCCCCGAGGTTGAAAAAGCAAGTTGAAattgacaaaatgtattaaataagtTGGATCGTGGCATTATTGACATCTATCGATGGCCTGACAAAGTGTACTCGTCATCCGACCCACCTCATTGACAGGGATTTTGGCACTCTCAGCGATCTCGGTGAAGGTGAGCTGTCTGTGGTTTGCAGGACGTGTGAAAGTCATCTGTAAAAGAAAGGAGACGTTTTAAGTGATTTAATGTTCCTGTTTTTCAACcttcactgtgacatcacttcTGTCACATGAGACATGTAGGAAAACATCACGACTCTCTGAACAAACTACAGATTTGGTTAGTCAGTATAGATTATGTGTGACCATCAGATTATCTGAGAAAGCGGTTATTCCGTAGACAGACCAGGAAGTGGCGCGGCGATAATCAAATAAAGGTCACTTAAAAGAGTACACAGTTAATTTCAGTCAATTGCCCTCTCACTGACTCATTGCAATCTCATGTGGATCTATTTGTAAATGTTGGTTCTTCCTGTTTTCAAACTTCAACACGTTCAGTACGGTTTGTAATTGATCAATGgcacacatttgcatttccaAGATGAATCCTTTGCATGCGTTTAATTCATCTCTGAAAGGTAATGCAATTatccattaaaataaatagctttaaCTCTAAATGGTTTTCAGTCTCACCTCCATCACGCAGAGCAGCTGGATCTTCTGCATCAGTTTAGCTTCATGTGCTGCTAGGTCAGGCTGAGAACAAGAGAGTACATTTTGAATGACAAAATCTATAGCAATTACATGGGAACATAAACAGAAGGTaagtttaaaatacattttatttttatttttcttaactATTCAGGAAAGTGATCTATTGTGGAAGAAGGTTTAAAGGTGTTTTGATCTGAGCTGCTACTGGCCCAATTCATATACAGTTATGGAGCTAAAGCAGGCtcaagaataaaatacaatatgcTTGACAGTCAACAGATGTCCAACCAACTGTACTTTTGGAGTGAAAAGAAGCAGGtatattttacagaaaataacatCCCTCTAGAGATTTGGAGAATCTTTATATAAAAGGTAACTCAAGCTGTACTACTAGGGGAGTTCTGCTTTTAAGCATCACCCATCTGCACCTTCAAACGGCATGCACCCCGAGTCAAACAGAGGCTTATTTTGATGCTAGATTGTCAACTTTTTCAGTTGATGATCCTTAATGAATCTGTTGAGCTGTTATTATAAATGTTAATCACCTGTTGGCCCCAGGCAGACTTGAAGCTCTGGAACTTCTCCACATTTCCTCCGTTGAAGGCATACAGTGTATCGATAAGCCACTGTTTGTCTGTGTTCCTCAGGGTTTCCAGTACAGGATGCAtcaactgcaaacacacaacgGCAATCGTCAACCAGCTTCAAGAGCTGAACAGCACTAATAAAAGACAAGACGTTGCTGTGCTTAAACCCACAAGCTCTCCAAAGTTGTAAACTCCTTCTCCTAAGAGTCCAGCCAGCCCCAGTGTGAACGCCCGCTCCTGCTTCTCCGTCTCTGTGGAGCAAGCAACAGCAACATTAAATCACTCAGCCAGCCATATGAAAGACTTTCTGTACTTCATCAGCCTGAAACCAAGTCTAGGTGTTTGATGGTGCTCACCTGGCAGGTCTTTAATGTCCACACATCCAAGGTAGCGCAGAGCATCCTTGTAGTAGGAAGCGTGGTTCCCG of the Eleginops maclovinus isolate JMC-PN-2008 ecotype Puerto Natales chromosome 4, JC_Emac_rtc_rv5, whole genome shotgun sequence genome contains:
- the psmd13 gene encoding 26S proteasome non-ATPase regulatory subunit 13: MRDVTGYLKQQQSNSSTPEMATEWHTLEDFHNKRLWHQLTLRLTDFVKDPCFDTGDGLIQLYDNFISDFEHRINPLSLMEIILYVARQMKDPKDAITFLEKTKEKVKSSDEAAILCRTSIGRLKLEINDLPATKKLIEEVEEMLNNLPGVTSVHGRFYDLSSKYYRIIGNHASYYKDALRYLGCVDIKDLPETEKQERAFTLGLAGLLGEGVYNFGELLMHPVLETLRNTDKQWLIDTLYAFNGGNVEKFQSFKSAWGQQPDLAAHEAKLMQKIQLLCVMEMTFTRPANHRQLTFTEIAESAKIPVNEVELLVMKALSVGLIKGNIDEVDQKVQMTWVQPRVLDLQQIKGMKERLDFWCGDVKNMAMLVEQQAHDILT